One Sphingobacteruim zhuxiongii DNA window includes the following coding sequences:
- a CDS encoding AraC family transcriptional regulator → MKPIYAKPPVGNRTAFQIRKDYLDVLDTKWHYHAEFELAFIKYPYGKRIAGKSISTFEHVDLVFYGPNLPHAWSADNGLEKEKEFNYNSGLSSYAIVVHFSESCFGESFFTIPEMLSIKNVLELSSRGILIAGDSRVKIMDWMEEMLITNGPKKVILLLKILEEISISKEISLLSSAGYWNNINDHDAIRMSTIYEYIMSNFKNEIDLGEIASRAHMTPSAFCRYFKARTKKTMIEFINELRINFACQLLEENRRSITQICFEAGFNNTSNFNRRFKLLKGITPQQYKLNIQQVYLKNKS, encoded by the coding sequence ATGAAACCGATTTATGCAAAACCACCTGTCGGAAATCGAACTGCCTTTCAAATCCGAAAGGATTATTTAGATGTCTTGGATACGAAATGGCATTATCATGCGGAATTTGAATTAGCATTTATTAAGTATCCCTATGGCAAACGGATCGCTGGTAAAAGTATCTCCACCTTTGAACACGTAGATCTCGTTTTCTATGGTCCCAATTTACCACATGCCTGGTCTGCTGATAATGGGCTCGAAAAAGAAAAGGAGTTTAATTACAACTCGGGCTTGTCGTCCTACGCAATCGTCGTGCATTTTAGCGAATCGTGCTTTGGGGAGTCATTTTTCACCATACCAGAGATGCTATCGATTAAAAACGTGTTGGAGCTCAGTAGTCGAGGCATCTTGATTGCTGGCGACTCCAGAGTAAAGATTATGGACTGGATGGAAGAAATGTTGATTACTAACGGTCCTAAAAAAGTGATCCTTTTATTGAAAATTCTCGAAGAGATTTCCATTTCTAAAGAGATATCCTTGCTTTCTTCAGCGGGATATTGGAATAACATCAATGATCATGACGCGATTCGCATGAGCACAATCTACGAATACATTATGAGCAATTTCAAGAATGAGATTGACTTAGGGGAAATTGCTTCTCGGGCACATATGACGCCATCAGCATTTTGTCGATACTTTAAAGCTAGAACGAAAAAGACAATGATCGAATTTATCAATGAACTTCGAATCAATTTCGCCTGTCAACTACTCGAAGAAAATAGAAGAAGCATTACACAGATTTGCTTCGAAGCGGGATTCAACAATACGTCCAATTTTAATCGACGATTCAAATTACTCAAAGGAATTACCCCACAGCAATATAAACTCAATATTCAACAAGTATATCTTAAAAACAAATCTTAA
- the ilvD gene encoding dihydroxy-acid dehydratase — protein MSTILNKYSRQITENDSQPGSKAMLHAIGLTEETLKFPQIGIASAGYSGNPCNMHLNDLASIVARELPKYDLNPMTFNTIGVSDAISMGTLGMNYSLPSRDLIADSIEMIMGAQWYDGLISIMGCDKNMPGAAIAMGRLNRPSLMIYGGSIHSGKHKDNKINVLTTFEAYGSKIAGLIDENELNDIIKNACPGAGACGGMYTANTMSSSLEALGITLPYSSSFPATSEDKKGECIRAAAAMQILLKEDLKPRDIVTQQSLVNALTVVMALGGSTNAVLHFLAIAQAFGLQLDLADIQHISNNTPFIADLKPSGKYLMEDVHDSGGTPAILKILLEEKLLDGNCKTVTGKTLAENLENIRPWDNRLNILFPVSKPLKESGHIEILHGNIAPLGSVAKITGKEGEYFQGKARVFDSEDLTVHAIEEGKIAAGDVIVIRFVGPKGGPGMPEMLKPTAAIMGAGLGNSVALITDGRFSGGTHGFVVGHIAPEAFEAGPIAILEDGDEITIDVKNNSITVALTDNEIKERLNNWIQPSPRVTSGVLYKYAQNVTSASVGCVTDLYIPTPSK, from the coding sequence ATGAGTACAATTTTGAATAAGTACAGTAGACAAATTACTGAAAATGACAGTCAACCTGGATCCAAGGCGATGCTGCATGCTATTGGTTTGACCGAAGAAACGCTAAAGTTCCCGCAGATTGGAATCGCGAGTGCAGGCTATTCTGGAAACCCTTGTAATATGCATCTTAACGATTTGGCAAGTATCGTAGCTCGCGAACTCCCCAAATACGATCTCAATCCCATGACCTTTAACACCATCGGCGTTAGTGATGCCATTAGTATGGGAACCTTGGGAATGAACTATTCATTACCCTCGCGTGATCTTATTGCCGACAGTATCGAAATGATTATGGGCGCACAGTGGTATGATGGCTTAATATCTATTATGGGTTGTGATAAAAATATGCCAGGTGCTGCCATTGCTATGGGGCGATTAAACCGTCCTAGCTTGATGATTTACGGGGGGAGTATTCACTCCGGGAAGCATAAGGACAATAAAATAAATGTATTGACGACTTTCGAAGCCTACGGCTCAAAAATCGCTGGACTTATCGACGAGAATGAACTCAACGATATAATAAAGAATGCATGCCCTGGCGCCGGTGCATGCGGAGGAATGTATACTGCCAACACCATGTCTTCTTCCTTGGAAGCATTAGGCATCACACTCCCCTACAGTTCCTCCTTTCCTGCAACAAGTGAAGATAAGAAAGGGGAATGCATTCGGGCTGCCGCAGCCATGCAGATCTTACTGAAAGAAGACCTTAAGCCTCGAGATATTGTTACCCAACAATCATTAGTGAATGCCTTAACGGTCGTAATGGCATTGGGAGGTTCAACAAATGCAGTCTTGCATTTTCTAGCTATCGCACAAGCATTTGGCCTACAACTAGACTTAGCCGACATACAACATATTAGCAATAATACGCCCTTTATTGCTGACTTAAAACCTTCTGGAAAGTATTTGATGGAGGATGTACACGATAGTGGTGGAACACCTGCTATTTTGAAAATACTTCTAGAAGAGAAGCTCCTAGACGGGAATTGTAAGACAGTAACTGGAAAAACTCTCGCGGAAAATCTAGAGAACATCCGCCCTTGGGATAACCGATTGAATATTTTATTCCCGGTCAGCAAACCGTTAAAGGAATCTGGTCATATTGAAATATTACATGGTAATATTGCACCGCTCGGATCTGTGGCGAAAATAACAGGGAAAGAAGGTGAGTATTTTCAAGGAAAAGCAAGAGTATTTGATAGTGAAGATCTGACAGTACACGCGATTGAAGAGGGAAAAATAGCTGCCGGCGATGTAATTGTAATCCGCTTCGTGGGTCCGAAAGGTGGACCAGGGATGCCGGAGATGTTAAAACCAACAGCCGCCATTATGGGAGCTGGACTTGGAAACTCTGTCGCCTTGATCACCGATGGACGATTCTCTGGCGGAACACATGGTTTTGTTGTTGGACATATTGCTCCGGAAGCATTTGAAGCCGGACCAATTGCAATCCTCGAAGATGGCGATGAAATTACAATTGATGTAAAGAACAATAGTATTACTGTTGCGCTAACCGATAACGAGATTAAGGAACGTTTAAACAATTGGATTCAACCAAGTCCAAGAGTAACTTCCGGTGTGCTTTATAAGTATGCGCAAAATGTGACCTCCGCATCGGTCGGCTGTGTCACAGATCTATATATACCAACACCATCAAAGTAA
- a CDS encoding alpha-L-rhamnosidase-related protein codes for MRNSVFLCFCMLLLGLNCAAQDPRINPSLLSGYWPSSWISCPDISQKDYGVYHFRKEFNLSQATKEFIVHVTADNRYRLFVNGQPVLSGPARSDLANWNFETIDLAPFLKTGKNVIAAMVWNMGEYAAVGQISNQTAFAIQGNGKLEEQINSDTSWKTYHNTAYSPTSIDNTERLGAYMVIGPGDQVDARAYPWRWSEADYDDSSWKGARKLVNNPVTKGYGTDNLWTLTPRIIPFMQEIKQRIPTIRRFSGIPKVTEFQKGESPLVIKSNSKVSILLDQEVNTVAYPELLVSKGKGSRIQLTYAESLFDKAGNKGQRNEIESKEIKGNYDVFLPDGGKDRHFRPLWFKTYRYLQLDIETGDEELVLQDLYGSKTGYPFELKASFNSSDKRLKEIWEVGWRTQLICAGETYFDTPYYEQLQYEGDTRIQSLITLYMTGDDRLMRKALLDFYHSQTPEGLPQGRYPSSRLQIIPTFALFWVSMIHDYMMHRPDQEFVEQFLPSVRQVIDWYAKHMDQQKQMLGPMKWWNFVDWDAFDLWGVPEGALDGNSALISLQYAYTLNQAAEIFKQFDNETEATHYKNLANSINEHTYQHAFDKTKGLMANSPLKKTYSQHASIWAILSGAVKGQEAKDVFETLMNDKSISQVTFFYRFYLTRAMKEVGFADRYYGSLDPWWTMLDLGLTTFAEKPEPTRTDSHAWSSSPNYDFLATICGIMPSSPGFKTVLVEPALGELTEAEGEMPHPDGLISVKLKKKKDKLNAEVVLPAGVTGHFKYKGKTLSLQSGLNKIAI; via the coding sequence ATGAGAAATTCAGTATTTCTGTGTTTTTGTATGCTACTACTAGGACTAAACTGTGCTGCACAAGATCCACGAATTAATCCTTCATTACTAAGTGGCTATTGGCCTTCTTCATGGATTTCCTGTCCTGATATTTCGCAAAAGGACTATGGTGTCTATCATTTCCGAAAGGAATTCAATCTCTCGCAAGCAACAAAGGAGTTTATTGTTCATGTTACAGCCGATAATCGATATCGCTTATTTGTTAATGGCCAACCTGTATTGAGTGGTCCTGCGCGAAGTGATTTAGCAAATTGGAATTTTGAAACTATTGATCTTGCTCCATTTCTAAAAACTGGGAAGAACGTTATTGCTGCGATGGTTTGGAATATGGGTGAATATGCTGCTGTAGGTCAAATTTCCAATCAAACGGCTTTTGCTATTCAAGGAAATGGGAAATTGGAGGAGCAGATAAATTCCGATACATCATGGAAGACCTATCATAATACAGCGTATTCTCCGACATCGATAGACAACACAGAACGACTAGGGGCATACATGGTGATTGGTCCAGGTGATCAAGTCGATGCAAGGGCTTATCCTTGGAGATGGTCCGAAGCAGACTATGATGATTCATCTTGGAAGGGAGCTCGAAAGTTGGTTAATAACCCAGTGACTAAAGGATATGGAACCGATAATTTATGGACGCTTACACCGCGAATAATTCCATTTATGCAAGAAATCAAGCAACGTATTCCAACCATTAGAAGGTTTTCGGGTATTCCGAAAGTAACGGAATTTCAAAAAGGCGAATCTCCGCTTGTCATCAAATCGAATTCGAAAGTATCTATACTTTTAGATCAAGAAGTTAATACAGTTGCTTATCCTGAATTATTAGTAAGTAAAGGAAAGGGAAGTCGTATTCAACTGACCTACGCTGAGTCTTTGTTTGATAAAGCAGGTAATAAAGGGCAACGTAACGAAATTGAAAGCAAAGAAATAAAAGGCAACTACGATGTGTTTTTGCCAGACGGCGGAAAGGATAGGCATTTTCGTCCTCTATGGTTTAAAACCTACCGCTATTTGCAGTTAGATATTGAAACTGGCGATGAGGAGCTTGTTCTTCAAGATTTATATGGCAGCAAAACTGGCTATCCGTTTGAGTTGAAAGCGAGCTTTAATAGCAGCGATAAGCGATTAAAAGAGATTTGGGAAGTCGGTTGGCGAACACAATTGATCTGTGCTGGCGAGACTTATTTCGATACTCCTTACTATGAGCAATTGCAGTATGAGGGGGATACGCGGATACAATCCCTTATCACACTATATATGACAGGAGATGATCGCTTGATGCGCAAAGCACTTTTAGATTTCTACCATTCGCAAACGCCAGAAGGCTTGCCACAAGGACGATATCCTAGTAGTCGTCTACAGATTATTCCAACCTTTGCCTTGTTTTGGGTTTCTATGATTCATGATTATATGATGCATCGTCCAGATCAAGAGTTCGTTGAACAGTTTCTTCCTTCGGTTCGCCAAGTCATAGACTGGTATGCTAAGCATATGGATCAGCAAAAGCAAATGCTAGGTCCAATGAAGTGGTGGAACTTTGTTGACTGGGATGCATTTGACCTTTGGGGCGTACCTGAGGGGGCCTTAGATGGTAACTCCGCATTAATTAGTCTTCAGTATGCCTATACTTTAAATCAGGCCGCAGAAATCTTCAAGCAATTCGATAATGAAACGGAAGCGACACATTACAAAAACCTAGCGAATAGTATTAACGAGCATACCTATCAACATGCATTTGATAAGACGAAAGGTTTGATGGCTAATTCGCCGTTGAAAAAAACATATAGTCAACATGCCAGTATTTGGGCAATCTTAAGTGGTGCAGTCAAAGGGCAAGAGGCGAAAGATGTCTTCGAGACCCTAATGAATGATAAGTCCATAAGTCAAGTTACTTTCTTTTATCGTTTTTATCTGACTCGTGCAATGAAGGAAGTTGGATTTGCAGATCGCTATTATGGTTCTCTCGATCCATGGTGGACGATGTTAGACTTAGGTTTAACGACCTTTGCGGAGAAGCCAGAACCTACACGTACGGACTCGCATGCTTGGAGTTCCAGTCCTAATTACGATTTCTTAGCAACAATTTGTGGTATTATGCCGAGTTCGCCAGGATTTAAAACCGTATTGGTTGAACCTGCATTAGGGGAGTTGACCGAGGCGGAGGGAGAAATGCCACACCCAGACGGGCTTATTTCCGTGAAGCTGAAGAAAAAGAAAGACAAATTAAACGCTGAAGTGGTATTACCAGCAGGAGTTACAGGGCACTTTAAATATAAAGGGAAAACGCTCTCGCTACAATCTGGCTTGAACAAAATTGCGATATAA
- a CDS encoding amidohydrolase family protein — protein sequence MISNRSTYFENHSFTDAHIHFWDIEQLNYPWLQEIPTLKRSFRLADLQKDTENLQLEQLIFVQCECLPQEYQQEIDFISKFAALDNRVRCIIPYFPLEMDHAEQQLIAMLDNKLIKGIRRLEESPISLYQKETFLNNMPLLEKHNLSFDLGVKANQMDAALKLSECFPNQRFILDHAGKPPIRTKEIKIWKDQIKDMASNPNVACKLSGFLTESNLQAWNIEDLLPYFEVVLSNFGVNRLIFGSDWPVVTQAATYQQWLYCALDLCRELNENELHQIFYQNALNFYQLENAL from the coding sequence ATGATTTCTAACCGATCAACCTATTTCGAAAACCATAGTTTTACAGATGCACATATCCATTTTTGGGATATCGAGCAACTGAACTATCCTTGGCTACAAGAAATCCCCACATTAAAAAGAAGTTTCCGCTTAGCGGATCTCCAAAAGGATACAGAAAATCTGCAACTTGAACAGCTCATTTTTGTTCAATGCGAATGCCTGCCGCAGGAATACCAACAGGAAATTGATTTTATCAGTAAGTTTGCCGCTCTAGATAATCGGGTTCGTTGTATTATCCCTTACTTTCCCCTAGAGATGGATCATGCTGAGCAACAATTGATCGCCATGTTAGACAATAAGCTTATTAAAGGCATCCGACGTTTAGAAGAGTCTCCTATTTCCCTTTATCAGAAAGAAACTTTTCTGAACAACATGCCGCTCTTGGAAAAACACAACTTGAGTTTTGATTTAGGTGTGAAAGCTAATCAAATGGACGCAGCGCTTAAGCTTTCCGAATGCTTCCCCAATCAACGATTCATATTAGATCACGCTGGAAAGCCGCCTATAAGAACCAAAGAAATTAAGATCTGGAAGGATCAAATAAAAGATATGGCATCCAATCCAAATGTCGCTTGTAAATTATCTGGATTTCTAACGGAATCAAATTTACAGGCTTGGAATATAGAAGATCTCTTACCTTATTTTGAAGTGGTATTATCAAATTTCGGTGTCAATCGATTAATTTTTGGGAGTGACTGGCCGGTCGTAACCCAAGCTGCAACTTACCAGCAATGGTTGTATTGTGCACTAGACCTTTGCCGCGAGTTAAATGAAAACGAACTGCATCAGATCTTTTATCAAAATGCCCTTAATTTCTATCAATTAGAGAACGCTTTATGA
- a CDS encoding Gfo/Idh/MocA family protein, which translates to MIDINTLTQFAMPKNSYPIYMIGAGGIIEDAHLPAYRKANWPIAGIYDIDTNKAFKLKEKFDINTCYDSLSALVSEAPKHAIFDIAVPASQLLAIIAQLPDGAYIMMQKPMGETLTEAKKIRDLVVAKKMIASVNFQMKFIPSLLAAKKMVDQGIIGELHDIEIRMNIYHPWELWNFLFGLPRMEMLYHSIHYMDIIKHFLGMPSAVYAKTFQHPKQMQLSSTRSIILFDYQQAIRAFVNTNHGHDYGLKYQDSFIKLEGTKGAIKAVIGKNINFPQGEPDSFEYYLTDHPSKGWISKEVAGHWYPDAFIATMADLMCAIEDPTAIHDTSIHKAFDTMRLVEAAYLSNDTGGTAIPDESAF; encoded by the coding sequence ATGATCGATATAAACACACTTACACAGTTTGCTATGCCGAAAAACAGCTATCCTATTTATATGATAGGTGCCGGTGGTATTATTGAAGATGCACATTTACCAGCGTATCGCAAAGCAAATTGGCCGATTGCTGGTATTTATGATATTGACACGAATAAGGCATTTAAATTGAAAGAGAAATTCGATATCAATACCTGCTATGACAGCCTTTCTGCGCTAGTTTCGGAGGCGCCTAAACATGCCATCTTTGATATCGCTGTTCCGGCTTCTCAACTCTTAGCAATTATCGCGCAGCTCCCCGATGGTGCTTATATCATGATGCAGAAGCCAATGGGGGAAACACTAACAGAAGCAAAGAAAATTCGGGATCTCGTGGTTGCAAAAAAAATGATCGCTAGCGTTAACTTTCAAATGAAATTTATCCCTTCGCTATTGGCGGCGAAAAAGATGGTTGATCAAGGAATAATTGGTGAACTACACGATATTGAAATTCGTATGAATATCTACCATCCTTGGGAACTTTGGAACTTTCTATTTGGACTACCGAGAATGGAGATGCTATACCATAGTATACATTATATGGATATCATCAAGCATTTCTTAGGTATGCCAAGCGCCGTTTATGCGAAAACATTTCAACATCCAAAGCAAATGCAATTATCCTCAACGCGTTCGATCATTTTATTTGACTATCAACAAGCGATTCGCGCCTTTGTTAATACTAATCACGGTCATGACTATGGACTGAAGTATCAAGACTCGTTTATTAAACTCGAAGGGACGAAAGGCGCCATAAAAGCGGTCATTGGCAAAAATATCAATTTCCCTCAAGGTGAGCCCGATTCATTCGAATACTACTTAACGGATCATCCTTCAAAAGGATGGATAAGCAAAGAGGTTGCTGGACATTGGTATCCTGATGCGTTTATTGCGACTATGGCGGATTTAATGTGTGCTATTGAAGATCCAACCGCTATCCACGACACCTCCATCCATAAAGCTTTTGACACGATGCGATTAGTCGAGGCAGCCTACCTTTCTAATGATACTGGCGGTACCGCCATCCCCGATGAATCGGCATTCTAA
- a CDS encoding S1 family peptidase: protein MKALFIVCALLCSPHVSHLYAQQAPTTTNFIDNNDVLIRHQQSTVTLLGKNQVQLTSKLAKDQLKETEGKKVRLRKAKQQREALSGEALAKLLRKSTVVFGIAYDCGYCPDVHIDAATGYIIDPSGIVVTNYHVVKSFTSMARKNLVMTIQTNAGKVLEVKSILSANQADDLCIVQVDSQGEELSSLALGQTAEQGAEVYVMGHPFGNFFHFAKGIVARNYTDYTDESKTSKRPLVDITADYAGGSSGGPIINNKGELIATVSSTKSLYYTPLEQKNLQMVLKITRPVSCLRDMIEFK from the coding sequence ATGAAAGCATTATTTATAGTATGTGCGTTGCTGTGTAGTCCCCACGTTTCGCATTTATACGCCCAGCAGGCACCGACGACAACAAACTTTATCGATAATAATGACGTATTAATTCGACATCAGCAGTCGACAGTTACGCTATTAGGGAAAAATCAAGTTCAGCTGACATCCAAGTTGGCTAAAGATCAATTAAAAGAAACGGAAGGAAAGAAGGTTCGATTGAGGAAAGCGAAGCAGCAGCGAGAAGCGCTGTCTGGTGAGGCCTTGGCGAAACTACTCCGTAAGTCGACTGTCGTTTTTGGAATTGCTTATGATTGTGGGTATTGTCCCGATGTGCATATTGACGCCGCTACAGGTTATATAATTGATCCCTCTGGCATTGTTGTTACGAATTATCACGTCGTGAAATCTTTTACTTCGATGGCCCGTAAGAATTTGGTGATGACTATTCAAACTAATGCGGGAAAGGTATTGGAGGTAAAATCGATTCTATCCGCTAATCAAGCCGACGACTTATGTATTGTTCAGGTCGATAGTCAAGGTGAGGAACTTAGTAGTCTGGCTTTAGGTCAAACAGCAGAACAAGGAGCGGAGGTTTACGTTATGGGGCATCCCTTTGGCAATTTCTTCCACTTCGCCAAAGGCATTGTTGCTAGAAATTATACCGATTATACAGATGAAAGCAAAACATCAAAACGTCCATTAGTTGATATTACAGCAGATTATGCTGGAGGTTCAAGTGGCGGTCCAATAATTAACAATAAGGGAGAGCTTATTGCGACTGTTTCTTCAACGAAATCTTTATACTATACACCGTTGGAACAAAAAAACTTGCAAATGGTGCTCAAAATTACAAGACCAGTGAGCTGTTTAAGAGACATGATAGAATTTAAATAA
- the fucP gene encoding L-fucose:H+ symporter permease gives MNNDKMKPQTNPYLWALVTVISLFFFWGLAISLLDVLNKHFQDILHISKGQSSLVQVAIYGAYFLMALPAGFITKKYSYQRGIQIGLVGYALGAFLFIPAAGFYPFIMALFIMGCGLAIIETSANPYISILGDPSKAVLRLNLAQSFNGLGVVLGPLIGGLFIFQNEASTEESSLHSIKVAYFVIGLLVSLLLLLFCMIKLPKFDLSKEEQEVEAAESLSKGKSLFQRPTFLFAVLAQFFYIGAQASVWGFFINFVSDEFPSISNKSAAYYLTLGMLLYMIGRFLGTFLLKFISPQRLLFLFASLALTSCVAALLATGFIALIALMLCCFSMSIMFPTIFALGLDNLGSLKNKGSSIMIMSIVGGAVFPPIMGTVADMYSIKTSFLIPLCCFLVVIAFAIYVNYNREKYIAFAKTRS, from the coding sequence ATGAACAATGATAAAATGAAACCCCAGACAAATCCGTATCTATGGGCTTTAGTTACAGTAATTAGCCTATTCTTCTTTTGGGGCTTAGCCATCAGCTTACTTGATGTATTAAATAAGCACTTTCAAGATATCTTGCATATATCTAAAGGACAATCGTCTTTGGTACAAGTTGCAATCTACGGCGCATATTTTTTAATGGCATTACCGGCGGGTTTTATCACAAAAAAGTATTCTTATCAACGTGGAATCCAAATTGGTCTAGTTGGTTATGCCTTGGGCGCTTTTCTTTTTATTCCAGCTGCAGGCTTCTATCCATTTATCATGGCCTTGTTTATTATGGGCTGTGGTTTAGCTATTATTGAAACATCCGCTAATCCTTATATATCCATTTTAGGTGATCCATCGAAGGCTGTTTTGCGCTTAAATCTTGCGCAGTCTTTCAACGGATTGGGAGTCGTTTTAGGCCCGCTAATTGGAGGGCTTTTCATCTTTCAAAATGAGGCATCAACGGAGGAAAGCAGTTTGCATTCCATCAAAGTGGCATACTTTGTAATCGGTTTGCTCGTCAGCTTGTTGCTGCTATTGTTCTGTATGATTAAGTTGCCAAAATTTGATCTGAGTAAAGAAGAGCAGGAGGTAGAGGCTGCTGAAAGCTTATCGAAGGGAAAATCCTTATTTCAACGGCCGACCTTTCTTTTCGCGGTCCTAGCACAGTTTTTTTATATCGGTGCGCAAGCAAGCGTATGGGGATTCTTTATCAACTTTGTAAGTGATGAGTTTCCATCGATCTCAAATAAGAGCGCTGCCTACTACCTCACCCTGGGGATGCTGCTTTACATGATTGGACGATTCCTAGGGACCTTTCTATTGAAGTTTATATCGCCACAACGCCTGCTGTTCCTGTTCGCAAGTTTAGCACTAACGAGCTGTGTTGCGGCATTGTTGGCAACGGGATTTATTGCCTTGATCGCATTGATGCTATGCTGTTTTAGCATGAGTATTATGTTTCCAACGATTTTCGCACTCGGACTTGATAATTTAGGATCATTAAAAAACAAGGGTAGTTCCATTATGATTATGAGTATTGTGGGGGGCGCCGTATTTCCACCGATCATGGGAACGGTTGCTGATATGTACTCCATAAAGACTTCATTCCTGATACCTTTATGTTGCTTTCTTGTAGTAATCGCTTTTGCAATTTATGTGAACTATAATCGCGAAAAGTATATTGCATTTGCCAAAACAAGGAGTTAA
- a CDS encoding TlpA disulfide reductase family protein: MKKMIILMFLSFHTCFAQSSVQQAVDSLKQITDKSELCDKLDALAKGTERDLDILIDYYYIKDNPKVDSLKQVAILRFPTGRIAFNKTWNVMMTIKPAVEQENEINDLRHRFDAQHLEVPISSAAIQFAKEKNTDKAIDYYLQLKENYIKQTTAGLLVKVLDSNELSKFEKIVQSDINALKKAPNEGSIYYGFLDVYANLLIKRGRYKEALPYSKLAFDNLPKRDELSRNYYYLLSKTGKYSDAIAFLEASVRSGFADEEIKAELRIAYAKLHPSKDLSVYMKSLRLDLRAELMDKIRAMEIKENVVNFNLKDTSDKEVSLSDFQGKIVVIDLWATWCGPCVAALPAMQEVVEQYRDDQEVAFLFVNTLEKGTKVRERAMDFFKKNNYQMDLYIDEINLATNSSDAYDALGKGGIPRKVVIDRQGKIRFKTAGFSGGRDDLVEELSIMIELAKEEI; this comes from the coding sequence ATGAAAAAGATGATCATTCTTATGTTTTTAAGTTTTCATACTTGCTTCGCGCAGTCTTCTGTCCAGCAAGCAGTTGATAGCTTAAAACAAATAACAGACAAGTCAGAATTGTGCGACAAGTTAGATGCTTTAGCCAAAGGAACAGAGCGCGATTTGGATATCTTAATCGACTATTATTACATTAAAGATAACCCAAAAGTTGATTCCTTAAAGCAAGTAGCTATTCTTCGATTTCCCACTGGACGCATCGCATTTAATAAGACATGGAATGTCATGATGACGATTAAGCCTGCTGTGGAGCAAGAAAACGAGATCAATGACTTACGTCATAGATTTGATGCACAGCATTTAGAGGTCCCCATTTCTTCAGCTGCTATCCAGTTCGCAAAAGAGAAAAATACCGATAAGGCGATTGATTATTACCTTCAGCTAAAGGAAAACTACATCAAGCAGACGACGGCTGGTCTATTGGTCAAAGTGCTAGATAGCAATGAGCTCTCTAAGTTCGAGAAGATTGTTCAATCTGATATAAACGCGCTCAAGAAAGCTCCAAATGAAGGTTCCATTTATTATGGCTTTTTGGACGTATACGCGAATCTATTGATCAAGCGTGGTCGGTATAAAGAAGCGTTGCCCTATAGTAAACTAGCCTTTGATAATTTGCCTAAGCGCGATGAATTGAGTCGCAATTACTATTATTTATTGAGTAAAACGGGAAAATATAGCGATGCAATTGCCTTTTTGGAGGCGTCAGTTCGCTCAGGATTTGCCGATGAGGAGATTAAGGCGGAGCTTCGGATAGCTTATGCAAAACTTCACCCATCAAAAGACTTAAGTGTATATATGAAGTCGCTCAGATTAGACTTGCGTGCAGAATTGATGGATAAGATTAGAGCCATGGAGATCAAAGAAAATGTAGTCAATTTCAACCTAAAGGATACCTCTGACAAAGAGGTGTCCTTATCCGACTTTCAAGGTAAGATTGTTGTGATCGATCTATGGGCAACATGGTGTGGTCCTTGTGTGGCAGCGCTTCCCGCGATGCAGGAGGTTGTTGAACAATACAGGGATGATCAGGAGGTAGCATTTTTATTTGTTAATACTTTGGAGAAGGGAACAAAGGTGAGGGAGCGAGCAATGGATTTCTTCAAGAAGAACAATTACCAGATGGATCTCTATATCGATGAGATAAATCTAGCGACCAATTCTAGTGATGCTTATGATGCCTTAGGGAAAGGGGGGATCCCTAGAAAAGTTGTCATTGATCGCCAAGGGAAGATTCGCTTTAAGACTGCCGGATTTAGTGGTGGTAGAGACGACCTAGTGGAGGAGCTATCCATCATGATCGAGCTTGCTAAGGAAGAAATTTAA